The nucleotide window CCCGATCCAGAAGCAGGCGATCCCTGCCGTGCTGGAAGGCCGCGACCTGATGGCCAGTGCTCAGACCGGTACCGGTAAAACCGCAGGCTTTACTCTGCCGCTGTTAGAGCTGCTGGTAAAAAACCAGCCGCACGCGAAAGGCCGCCGTCCGGTTCGGGCGCTGATCCTCACGCCAACCCGTGAACTGGCCGCGCAAATTGGTGAGAACGTGCGTGAGTACAGCCGCTATCTCAACATTCGCTCGCTGGTGGTTTTCGGTGGGGTGAGCATCAACCCGCAGATGATGAAATTGCGTGGTGGTGTGGACGTGCTGGTGGCAACGCCGGGCCGTCTGCTGGATCTGGAACACCAAAACGCGGTGAAGCTGGATCAAATTGAAATTCTGGTGCTGGACGAAGCCGACCGCATGCTGGACATGGGCTTTATCCACGATATCCGCCGCGTGCTGGCTAAGCTGCCACCGCGTCGTCAGAACCTGTTGTTCTCTGCGACCTTCTCCGACGACATCAAGGCACTTGCTGAAAAGCTGCTGCACAACCCGCTGGAAATCGAAGTAGCGCGTCGTAACACCGCCTCTGAGCAGGTCACGCAGCACGTACACTTTGTTGATAAAAAGCGTAAGCGGGAACTGCTTTCCCAGATGATTGGCCAGGGTAACTGGCAGCAGGTGCTGGTCTTTACCCGTACCAAGCACGGTGCAAACCACCTGGCAGAGCAGCTGAACAAAGACGGCATTCGCAGTGCGGCGATCCACGGCAACAAGAGCCAGGGGGCACGTACCCGCGCGCTGGCTGATTTCAAATCCGGTGATATCCGCGTGCTGGTGGCCACCGACATTGCCGCGCGTGGCCTGGACATTGAAGAGCTGCCACACGTGGTGAACTATGAGCTGCCAAACGTGCCGGAAGATTACGTACACCGTATTGGTCGTACCGGCCGCGCGGCGGCCACCGGTGAAGCGCTCTCTCTGGTGTGTGTCGATGAACACAAACTGTTGCGCGACATTGAGCGTCTGCTGAAAAAAGAGATCCCGCGTATCGAAACCCCGGGCTATGAAGTGGATCCATCCATCAAAGCGGAGCCGATCCAGAACGGTCGTCAGGGCGGTGGTCGCGGTCAGGGTGGCGGCGGTCGTGGTCAGCAACCGCGTCGCTCTGAAGGCGGTGCGCCAAAATCATCCGCTAAACCTCCGCGTCGTAACAACGATGCTAAACCGGCGGGTGAAAACCCGTGGCGCAGTGGTGAAGGGAAACCGGCAGGGGAAGGGCAGCGCCGACGCCGCCCGCGTAAACCTGCTAACGCGCAGTAATCTGGAAGCCCGGCAGTAAAGCCGGGCTTTTCTTTTTGCGGCAACGGAAAGAAAGTGCCACAATAGTGGCTGTTTATACAGTATTTCAGGTTTTCCGATGGCTTTAACCGCGGCGCTCAAAGCGCAAATTGGTGCCTGGTATAAGGCGCTACAACAACAGATCCCCGATTTTATCCCCCGAGCGCCACAGCGGCAGATGATTGCTGACGTGGCAAAAACGCTTGCCGGGGACGACGGACGACATCTGGCGATTGAAGCCCCGACGGGCGTCGGGAAAACCCTTTCCTATCTGATCCCGGGCATTGCCATTGCGCGGGAAGAACAAAAGACGCTGGTGGTCAGCACCGCCAATGTGGCGCTGCAGGATCAGATCTACAGCAAAGACTTGCCTCTGCTGCGCAAAATTATTCCCGAACTGCGTTTTACCGCCGCTTTTGGTCGCGGGCGTTATGTCTGCCCACGCAACCTGGCGGCGCTCGCCAGTAGCGAACCCACCCAGCAGGATCTGCTGGCGTTTCTCGATGATGAACTGACGCCAAACAATAAGGCTGAACAGGATCGGTGTGCGAAGCTGAAAGCCGATCTCGACAGCTACAAATGGGATGGACTGCGCGATCATACCAATCAGGCGATTGACGACGACTTGTGGCGCAGGCTCAGCACTGATAAAGCCAGTTGTCTGAACCGCAACTGTCACTACTATCGTGAGTGCCCGTTTTTTGTTGCACGGCGTGAAATTCAGGAAGCAGAAGTGGTGGTGGCAAACCATGCTCTGGTCATGGCCGCGCTGGAGAGTGAAGCGGTCCTGCCGGAACCCAAAAACTTGTTGCTGGTGCTCGATGAAGGCCATCATCTGCCTGATGTGGCGCGGGATGCGCTGGAGATGAGCGCTGAAATTACCGCCCCGTGGTTCCGTCTACAGCTCGACCTGTTCTGCAAGCTGGTGGCAACCTGCATGGAGCAGTTCCGCCCGAAAACTACGCCGCCGCTGGCGGTGCCTGAGCGGCTGAGCGAGCACTGTGAAGAGGGGTACACGCTCATTTCGTCACTGAACAATATCCTGAACCTTTACCTTCCGGCGACGCAGGAAGCGGAGCACCGCTTTGCCATGGGCGAACTGCCGGAAGAGGTGATGGAGATTTGCCAGCAGCTGGCAAAGCATCTTGAAAAGCTGCGCGGGCTGGCGGAGATGTTCTTAAACGATCTCAGTGAGAAAACGGGCACCCATGACGTGGTGCGTCTGCATCGCGTGTTGTTGCAGATGAACCGCGCACTCGGCATGTTCGAAGCGCAAAGCAAGCTCTGGCGACTGGCCTCCATGGCACAGGCCTCCGGCGCACCGGTCACCAAATGGGCCACCCGTGAAGCGAAAGACGGGCAGGTACATCTTTTCTTCCACTGCGTGGGCATTCGCGTGGCCGACCAGCTGGAAAAGCTCATCTGGCGCAGCGTACCACATGTGGTGGTGACCTCTGCGACGCTGCGCTCCCTGAACAGCTTCTCCCGTTTGCAGGAGATGAGCGGTCTGAGAGAAAAAGCTGGCGACCGCTTTGTGGCGCTGGACTCACCGTTTAATCACTGCGAGCAGGGTAAGCTGGTGATCCCGCGTATGAAGTACGAGCCGCTTATCGACAACGAAGAGCAGCACATTGCTGAGATGGCGGCCTATTTTCGCGAACAGGTAGAGAGCAAAAAATACCCTGGCATGCTGGTGTTGTTTGCCAGCGGACGTGCGATGCAGCGTTTTCTGGAACACGTCACCGACCTGCGTTTACTCCTGCTTGTTCAGGGCGACCAGCCGCGCTATCGGCTGGTTGAGTTACACCGCAAACGCATTGATAACGGTGAGCGCAGTGTGCTGGTGGGGTTGCAGTCTTTCGCCGAAGGTCTGGATCTGAAGGGGGATTACCTCACTCAGGTACATATCCACAAGATAGCCTTCCCGCCCATCGACAGCCCGGTGGTGATCACCGAAGGAGAGTGGCTGAAAAGCCTGAATCGCTATCCGTTTGAGGTGCAAAGTCTGCCCGCTGCGTCGTTTAACCTGATTCAACAGGTGGGGCGTCTGATCCGTAGCCACGGCTGCTGGGGAGAGGTGGTGATTTATGATAAACGGTTGCTTACCAAAAACTACGGTCAGCGGTTATTGAATGCGTTGCCCGTTTTCCCCATCGAGCAACCGGAGGTGCCTGAGGTAAAAAAACGCCCGGCACAACGGGCTGCGGGGCGTAAAAAAAGCATCCGTACCAGGGGGCGCAGCCCTACTGGTAAGTAAAGGTCACCTGTACGATGCTGTTGAATGTGCCGGCAGTGACGGGCATCGAGGTGGCGTAATAACGCGCAGCTAAGGGGAAGTCTGCCGTATGATCGCTTTGATTAATCAGCACGCTAAAACTGGCCTCCGGGGCGATAAGCATTTTATCCGGGCGATCGGCCAGTTCGAGAGCCAGACCGCCAGCTGTGCCGGTATTCGCAAATTTCGTCGGGTGTGCTCCGTCCGCCTGTCCGTGAAACGTGGCGGTGGCAAGCGTTGTGGTGACCGGGCATTTCGAGAGCGTCAGATCAACGTTTTTCCAGACTCCCGTGTCACCGATGTCTTTAAAATCCCCGGACGTCGCCTGGCCGAGATCGACCGTTAAATTTTGGCTGGCACTGTCTACGGAGCAGGTGTTCGCGAAGATGTTCCCCCGCATCTCTACCTGAATATCGTCCGCAATAGCGTTATACGCCAGGCCAAAAAGCAAAATCAGAAGATACTTTTTCATTTATAGCCCAGTGTAATGGTGGCAATGCTGTTGGCAGTACCAGGGGTTACGTCGGCGGCTATCTGCTCATAAGCCACTTCGAAGGGGATCTCCAGCGTCTGGTTGGCCTGTGCCACTGCGGCGGTGTCCCTGTAGGTACCGAAAACAGGGACTTCGCCATCATATAACATACGAACTCCCACCCCGGTTGCGACACCAGTTTCTGGGGTCAGTTTGATAACGCCAGGAAAATCTGTCTCGTAGCCATTCGCACTCGTCACCATCGCTTCAGGCTGAACGGTGTCGGTGCAATTGACGTCAACATAAAACGTTTTACCGGGTGTCAGCGTGCCGGTGCCTGTAAAATCGCTGACCGGGAAATCACCTAACGTGATCGTCAGGCTTTTTGGCGATACCGAGCAGGTCACTTCGTTAAATGTGACATTCCCTGCGTAGGAGATAACGTTGGGTTCGCCAATCCCCTCATGGCCAAATACGCCAATACCAAACTGGGTTTGTGCCTGAGCCAACATTCCTGATGCGATCTCATTGCTGGTTTTCACCAGCTCAAGTGTGACGTCAAAACTGAAGGATTGCTGCCCGTCGCTGGAGACGTAGCCAATGGGGGTGCCGCGAGAATCACACTGTACGCCACCCGCACCACTGATGCGCTGGCCCTTGTCGTTCATCAACGCGATGCCAATGCCAGGTACGCCCGAGTCATAAACGCCAGTCATGCCCGGGATTTCCGCACCCGTGCCGTAATAGCAGGAGACAATTTCCAGACCACTATCGATGTTTTGATCGCAGTTTCCCGCCACATGCACTGTCTGTTCCGAACCGGGAATGATCGCCCCTACAGCCAGCGTTGTGGAGACCGAAATCGAGGCGACGTTAATCATTTTCGGCATATCCGGAGTGGTACAGGTCGCTTTCGCATGCGGCATAAATAACGCTGCAGTTCCCAGAATCAGTAAAAAAAAGCATTGCTTAATCAATTGCATAATATTTAGCCTGAACGGTGGATCACTGACACTGCGCGGCAGCATTAATGATGCTGGTTTTATCTTTCTCATCCGTTAGCGCGTATTCAGCGACGCAATGCTCGCTGGCACCTTGTCCCCAGTTAACGGAGAGTTTTCCGTGCTGAGGTAAACCGGAGAGGTAAGTCTGGCCGTCGTTGCCAACAATAAACTCGCTGTCCTTATCGTCGGTGGTGACCGTTGCGCCAAAGGGCAGCGGTTTACCGTTTTGCGTCAACGTCATCAGTACCCGACGCCCCACGCGAGTGTTGAAGCTGGCCCGCACCACGGCACCGCGTGTTGGGGTAACAATCTGCGCGGCGTGGGTCACGTCGGCATCGTCTGGTAGCGTTTCAGTATCCAGCGCAATGGTGTTATGACGATAGGCTGTGACAAATGGCACGACGGTATAGCCACGGAAATCGGTCTCGACGCCCGTCTGGTTGGTGATATGGGTACCATGTGTACCGGGTGCTTTCACCAGGGCGATGGTTTCCCCAAGCGGCTGGCTTAGCGTGATACCGTTGGCATGTGCCACAACGCCACCCTGCAGACCCATGTTGACGGTACGCTGATATTTATCCTGACTGATGCCACCACTCACTTCGCCATAGGTGGCCTTATAGTCGGCATTCATGCTGGTGGAGCTACCGCTGCCGGTTGTGCTCAGCCCTTCCTGAATATTCCAGTTAAGATTGTCTTCCTGCAGGGCCGTGCCATTCAGGCCAATGTTCTGCGTGGTACCCTCTTTGGTGTTGTTCAGGTTGTACGTCGCCCAGGTGTTGTGCATCCAGTGATCCAGCGGTACGGAGACACTCAGGGAAAGCTGGTTGTCGTTGGTGACGGACTCCCCATCTTCATCGCTGTCGTTAGTATTCTTGTTCATGCTGTAGCTCAGGCTGTAGCTCACGCCGTGCCAGCTGTTGTTGTAGCTGACGCTCATGGAGGTCATGTCCTGGCTCTGGCTCCAGTAGGTCTCTTTGACCAGGCTTAGCGTCACCGATCCCCAGCCTTCACCAAGCGTCTGGTCGATGGTGGCCTCTGTGCGCGCGCGACGCTGCTGGGGGGCAGACCAGTCGTCTGAGCGGGTGTACGACTCCATCGTGTCTTCCAGGGTATAGAAACCTTTGCTGTTATAGCGATAGCCCGCCAGAGAGAAGTTGGTGCCAGACCCTGCGAAATCTTTGCTGTAACGTACGCGCCAGGACTGACCTTTACTGGCCTGCTGCTTTTTCAGCAAGGCTTTTGCACGCGTAACGTCGATTGAAAAAGCGCCAAGATCGCCCATGTTTTTACCGGCACCGATGGCCTGCGACTGGTAATGGCTGCTCTGCTGCACGCCGCCATAGGCCGTAAAACCGTAGGGTAAACCATAGATAGCGCTGCCCTGGGCGAACGGAGTTTTCTCTACGTCGCTGTCGTACGAGCGATAACGACCGGCAGTGACGCTATAGCGCAGGTTATGTTCACGTTGCAGCACCGGTACGGAGGCGTAGGGCACCACGAAATGGCTTTCGCTACCGTCGGTTTCTTTCACCGTCACCTGAAGGTCGCCGCTGCTGCCGGTTGGGTAGAGATCGTTAATTTCAAATGCCCCGGGAGCCACGGTATTTTGATAAATGATGTAACCGTTCTGACGCACCATCACCAGCGCATTACTGTGTGCGGTACCGCGAATAATCGGCGCGTAGCCTTTCTCGCTGTCCGGGAGCATGTCGCTGTCGGAATTAAGCTGTACGCCGGTGTAGGGTACGCTGTCAAAAACGTCAGCCGGAGAAGAGCTTTGCCCGACCGTCAAACTGCTTTTCATCGCCGCAATATCGCGCTGGGCGTAGGTATAAACGGACGAGAACTTTTGCTCTTCTTCTTTACCCGTGGTGCTGCGGTTCCATGTCGAGTAATTTCTCAGCCGCCATGCGCCAATGTTAAGGCCAGGCCGGAGATTCACATACTGGCTGCTGGTATCTTCCTCACCCTGCTGACGCGCATGGCTTTGGCTTGCTGTCGCACTGTAATTGAGCAGTCCGGCAGTGATCCCTTCATCGAACTCTTTTGGGTCAATATAGCCACGTGGAACTTTACCCAGTGCGATTTGTGGAATGCTAAGCAGTAACTGCTGGTTACGAACATGAAAGGTGGCGGACGCCCCTGGGATCGCGTTTAAGTCTGCGCACTGGCCTTTGGCGATTAACCGGGGGTACTTTTTGATTTTAATTCCGAGACTTTTTAACTCATCCGAAGTAAAGCAAGGCTGGAGTGAATTATTTCCGCTACTGTCCTTTCGTAATCTAAATGTGACATTGCGCGTGTCAATTTTATTATTATTGATAAAGACCGAAACCTGATATTTCCCTGGTGCTTGTCCCGGGCCTTTCTCATAAACAGACAGATCGGTCCTGGTCTGTTGAGGATTGTCAATATCCAGTAATGCCGGGTTAAAATAATCATCAGCCTGGACTTGCGATGCAAAGATAGCCATTGCCAGCACCCACAACAGGAGCAGCAATGAGAATATCTGGCAAGTGCAAGGCTTGTTATTGCTATACATGATTATTTAACATTACCGGCTTACAGAGTGATTAATGGAGTGATGTAGACCAGGTGTGGCTGATGCTGCCGTAATCGGTAATAATTGACCATGCGACGGTATTCCCACCCATATTCGCTGGAAGGGGAAAATGTGTTTCTGTCTTCGGGACGGCCCAGGTTGCTTTTTTCACTTTTTGTCCATTCAGCGTGACGCTCTGGAAGTTCATATAAAAAGGCGTTGGGTTATTGACCACCAGATCATTGCCTTCGCGATGCCATTCCAGTTTATCTGCCACATCTTCCGGCTTACCCTGAATCGAGGAGGGGCGATACAACAATTTAATGCGGGTGTTGATGGCGATTTGCAGGGTATTCATCCCTTCAACATGTTTTGAAGAGGGAATGGCTTTGATATTTAACCAGTACAGCGACTCGCGATCTTCCGGTAAATTCCCACCTGTACGCACAACGCGCAAAACATTATCTTCTTTTGCATCCAGACGAAACAGAGGCGGAGTAATCAGAAAGGGGGCTTTGGCCCGGTTTTTACCACCAGAATCAACCCAGGACTGCACCAGATAATCCGTTGTATCTGGGTTTGAAAGACCAAGAGATGATTCCTTTTTATCTCCCTGGTAAACCAGCCGTGTGCCATTGATAATGACACCTGCATGTGCAGTGGCTGCGACCAGTAAAAGAGTACTCAGTAAATAACCGTGACGCATAAATATTTCTCAAAAAAAATAAGAGATATCAGCCCCTGAACAGCGCTAATATCTCTGAATTGATAATATCAGTTATAAATGACGGTGAAGGTTGAAACAGAGTTAGCCGGGCCAGCAGTCACTGCAGCCTGAGTCTGAATATAACGCGCACCGAACTCCAGATTATTGACAGTCGTACCTGACGCTAACGGATATTGCTGGGAAGGTGTATATAAACTCACTGGCTGCTCTGCTGAATCAACCAACTGAATAGCAACACCTGTTGCCGCATCCACATCTGGCGATAATGCCAGAGTAGAATTATTGTTAGCATCTGGTGTACCACCAAAATTAATGGCAGCAGATGTCACCGTTTCCGGACAATTTGTTAACTGGATATCAAACTTCGTTAATGTGCTGGTGGAGCCTGCGCCGGTAAATACCGTTTTAGATACTTTGCCAAGCTGGACATTCAGCGGATTACTTAACCCATTAACGACCTGACATGCGGAATCAATGATTTCGCCAGTAAAGTTAATTTGACCTTCACCATTTGTTGCCGCAAATGCAGATGCAGAACATCCCACCGTTGCAGCGATAAATAACCCTAAAGCGACCTTGTTCATATTAAATCCTGGTGTATGTCGGGTGACAACGTTGCCTGGACGTTGTCACCGTTGACGCTCAATGACTTTCCGCTGGTTATTTAATCAAAAAATGCATGTCTAAGAATCTTCTGTAGAAATCACAAATAATTTAAATTCTGCTTGTGTTTGGCTTTTTCTCATCATTTCAGTGTGTTGATAAAATACTATCGGCCAGGTCTTCATCAGGGCTATATTGTTAACAAGATGATGCCGTAAGGAGAGATGTCGTGGATTACCGCAAAATTATCAAAGAGGTAGGGCGCGGAAAAAATCATGCCCGCGACCTGGACCATGAAACTGCACGTACACTGTATACCCACATGCTGAACGGTGATGTACCCGAGCTGGAGCTGGGCGGCATTCTGATTGCGCTGCGTATCAAGGGGGAAGGTGAGGCTGAAATGCGAGGCTTTTATGAGGCGATGCAGGCACAAACCCTGCGCTTAACGCCGCCTGTGGCCAAACCGATGCCGATCGTTATTCCGACCTATAACGGTGCGCGCAAGCTGGCGAACCTGACGCCGCTGTTGGCAATTTTGTTGCACAAGCTCGGGTTCCCGGTGGTGGTGCATGGCGTCAGTGAAGATCCAACCCGCGTGCTGACGGAGACCATATTTGACATGTTGGGTATCGAACCCACCCTGCATGCCGGACAGGCGCAGGCGAAGCTGGATGGACATCAACCGGTCTATATCCCTATCAAAGCGCTTTGCCCGCCGCTGGAAAAGCAGCTGGATATGCGCTGGCGTATGGGCGTGCGTAACAGTGCGCACACGCTGGCGAAACTGGTGACGCCGTTTGCTGAAGATGCCGCGCTGCGTCTTTCCAGCGTGTCACACCCTGAGTATGTGACCCGCGTCGGGAAATTTTTTGAGGATATCGGTGGCAGAGCCTTACTGATGCATGGCACGGAAGGGGAGGTGTACGCCAATCCGCTGCGTTGTCCGCAACTGATGCTTATCGATGCTGCGGGCACTCGCGCTGTGCTTGAGCGTGGGGAAGAGAATACTGACGTCATTCTGCCGCAGGTAAAAGATCCCCACTCAACTGCACAATGGATTGAGCAATGTCTTGCCGGCCATGTTCCCGTTCCGCACTCGATTAAACTGCAGATGGCTTGCTGCCTGTTGGCCACCGGGGAAGTGGAAACGGTCGAGGCTGGTATGCAGCGTGTAGAACGCGCGTTTTAGGCAAAAAAAAAAGCCCGTCCAGTGGCGGACGGGCAAGCAAGGGTAACAAACAGGGTCAATGAGGGTTGGAGCATCTCACCAGAGGGTTCGGTGAGGGTGGAGCATAATGCGTTCGGTTATTTATAGATAACCGCGGTACCGCTCAGCTTGTTGCCGTTGTTTGCGGAAGTGATGGTATAACCACTTGCACCCGCAGCCGCGGCTTTCTCAGCCAGTTTGGCTTCCAGACCGTCCAGCGTGGTTGCGCCTTCTGCACTCACCACACCGATTTTATTCATGCTCTGCGCCTGGGCAGAAGAGACAGGCTCTGCAGCGAATACGCCAAAAGAAAGAGCAGACAGGGCAACAGCAGCAACAGCATATTTGATGGTTTTCATTGTTAATCTCTCGCAGGTTTCTGTTAGGGGACGGTGTTCCGTCGATGTGATGAGTATCACGCTTTTTTTCACCAGAGAAAATCGAAGAGAATTGACGTGGTCGGTCAAAAAAACTGAATGACAAATAACTTATTGAATATTAATAAATTCAGGAGGGTAATTTACACTTCTTGTTGCTGCACTTTACAGAGCGATGGAGAAGGGCACATTTTGCTACGTGTTCAGCTAAAAATCGTGAGCGTAAAGGAAACAACTCAGAGGGTTTACTTAGGTAAAGGAAAGTCAACGTAACTGGCTGTCCTTTGAACCTCTGTGATTATATCCCGCATATGATGAGTTTTTTGAATCTTTATCCTGTTGGCGGGCAATGCATAACCGCACGCCAGGAATGGCTTTACGGCGAGCCTCCGGGATAGGATCTCCGCATTCCTCACATTCATATAAACTTTCGCCGTGTGGTATTTCACCACGAGCGCGAGCAACTGCATCTTCAATTGTACTGTTGATTTGTTCGTTAACGGCGTCGTCATTTGCCCAACCGGAAGCCATTGCATCCTCCTGTGTAAGTCAGATGGGATTAAAAATTATACAACCGGGGAGCGAGAAAAGAGAAACTGCATCTGGCAGGCAGATGCAGTCTGATGGCAGGAAGGCGCTTATTTATAGATAGTGGCGGTACCATACATATGGTTATCCCCTCCGGCGGAGTTCACCACAAATCCTTTCGCACCCTGCTCACGTGCTTTTTCAGCCAGCTTATCCTGTAGGTCGTCAAGGTTGCTCGCATTGCTGACAGAAACCGAGCCTGCAGGTCGCAATTGACTGGTATCCGTGCTGTTTGTCAGAGACTGAACTGACCAGGCGGAGAATGATACTGTTGCAAGTGCACCAGCGATAACAACAAGGGTCAGATACTTTTTCATAATCACATCCTCAGGGGAAACAACGGGTGACTCACCTTAAGTTTAGAAGCCTGGAGAGTGTGATTTAGCGCAAAAATTTGATGATGATCTGCTTATTTTTTGAACAATAATAGTTGTCAATTTATTGACAGATCATAGACATAGAGGTTGCTGATTTATGGCGTGTTTTTGCGTATTGAACAGAGATATTTACCGCTGGGTCTGCAAAGGGTATCTTACGCCGCTGTTTAAAGGAGAATGCCATGACTTCCCAAAAGCCGGGATTGCACCCACGAAATCGCCACCGCAGCCGCTACGACATGAAGGCGCTGTGCCAAAGCTGTCCTCCGCTGCAGGACTTCATTGTGCAGACGCCTGCCGGTGAACCTTCGGTCAATTTTGCTGACCCGCTGGCGGTCAAAATGCTGAATAAAGCGCTGCTGGCGCATTTTTACGGTGTCACGCACTGGGATATTCCGGAAGGCTTTCTCTGCCCGCCCGTGCCGGGGCGTGCCGATTATATCCACCATCTTGCCGATCTCCTGGCAGAAGATCATGACGGCGTGATCCCGCAACAGGCCACCGTGCTGGATATCGGTACCGGGGCGAACCTGATTTACCCGTTGATCGGTGTCCATGAATATCACTGGCGCTTTACCGGCAGTGAAATCGGTGCAGAGGCATTTTCCAGCGCGCAGGCGATCGTTAACGCGAATGCGGGGCTAAGCCGGGCCATTCGTCTGCGCAGGCAGAAAGAGGCGAATGCCATTTTCAACGGCATTATTCACAAGAATGAACAGTACGATGCCACAATGTGCAACCCGCCATTCCATGATTCAGCGGCTGCCGCCCGCGCGGGCAGCGAGCGTAAGCGTCGCAATCTGGGTCAGGATGAAGATGCCGCGCTGAACTTCGGTGGCCAGCAGCAGGAGCTGTGGTGCGAGGGCGGTGAAGTAGCGTTTATTCTGCGCATGATTGCAGAAAGTAAACCGTTCGGCCGTCAGGTTAAATGGTTTACAACCCTGGTGTCCCGTGGCGATAACCTGCCGCCACTCTACCGTGCATTGAGCGAAGCTGGCGCGGTGAAAGTGGTGAAGAAAGAGATGGCGCAAGGCCAGAAACAGAGCCGCTTTATCGCCTGGTCGTTTATGGACGATAACAAACGTCGTAAATAATCCGCAGACCGGGGAAGGCGTCGCCACTCTCCGGCTTGTTCCCCCGGTTTACGGCGGCTGTGTGGTGAACGATACGCCAGAGAACAC belongs to Enterobacter cloacae and includes:
- the rlmF gene encoding ribosomal RNA large subunit methyltransferase F; translated protein: MTSQKPGLHPRNRHRSRYDMKALCQSCPPLQDFIVQTPAGEPSVNFADPLAVKMLNKALLAHFYGVTHWDIPEGFLCPPVPGRADYIHHLADLLAEDHDGVIPQQATVLDIGTGANLIYPLIGVHEYHWRFTGSEIGAEAFSSAQAIVNANAGLSRAIRLRRQKEANAIFNGIIHKNEQYDATMCNPPFHDSAAAARAGSERKRRNLGQDEDAALNFGGQQQELWCEGGEVAFILRMIAESKPFGRQVKWFTTLVSRGDNLPPLYRALSEAGAVKVVKKEMAQGQKQSRFIAWSFMDDNKRRK